A single genomic interval of Dromiciops gliroides isolate mDroGli1 chromosome 1, mDroGli1.pri, whole genome shotgun sequence harbors:
- the LOC122752729 gene encoding olfactory receptor 13C7-like: MERANQTAATVFVLLGLSGHPNMEIIFFVLVLWMYLVILLGNGILIIVTIYDSHLHTPMYFFLRNLSFLDICYTTSSVPLILDSFLTPRKIVSFSGCAVQMFLSFAMGATECVLLSMMAFDRYVAICKPLRYPVIMNKGTYVSMAAGSWIAGGITSTVQTSLAMRLPFCGDNVINHFTCEILTVLKLACADILPNVISMTVADVIFLVLPVLFIFTSYVFILSTILRIPSAEGRRKAFSTCSAHLTVVIVFYGTIFFMYVKPKSKDSLGVSKENITDKLISLFYGVVTPMLNPLIYSLRNKNVKTAVKNLLSQKLFTG; encoded by the coding sequence atggaaagggctaATCAAACCGCTGCAACAGTATTTGTCCTGCTGGGCCTGTCTGGCCACCCAAATATGGAGATAATTTTCTTTGTACTGGTCTTGTGGATGTACCTGGTAATCCTTCTGGGCAATGGTATCCTCATCATAGTAACTATCTATGATTCCCACCTGCATACACCCATGTACTTCTTCCTTAGAAATCTCTCCTTCCTGGACATTTGCTACACAACCTCCTCTGTGCCCCTAATTCTAGACAGCTTCCTCACCCCAAGgaaaattgtttccttttctggctgTGCAGTACAAATGTTTCTATCGTTTGCTATGGGAGCAACTGAATGTGTACTCCTGAGCATGATGGCATTTGACCGCTATGTGGCAATCTGCAAACCCCTAAGATACCCTGTTATCATGAACAAGGGTACATATGTGTCAATGGCTGCTGGGTCATGGATAGCAGGGGGCATCACCTCTACAGTGCAAACCTCTCTTGCAATGAGATTGCCCTTTTGTGGAGATAATGTCATCAATCATTTCACATGTGAAATCCTGACTGTCCTCAAATTGGCCTGTGCAGATATCTTACCTAATGTGATTAGCATGACAGTTGCTGATGTAATTTTTCTAGTTTTACCAGTGCTGTTCATTTTTACTTCTTATGTTTTTATCCTTTCCACCATCCTGAGGATCCCTTCAGCAGAGGGGAGACGCAAAGCCTTTTCCACCTGTTCAGCCCACCTGACTGTGGTGATTGTCTTCTATGGAACAATTTTCTTTATGTATGTGAAACCCAAATCTAAGGACTCTCTTGGAGTAAGCAAAGAGAATATTACAGACAAGTTAATCTCCTTGTTTTATGGTGTGGTGACTCCCATGCTCAATCCCTTGATCTATAGCCTGAGGAACAAAAATGTGAAGACAGCAGTGAAGAATTTGCTGAGTCAAAAGCTCTTTACTGGGTGA